One stretch of Paraburkholderia fungorum DNA includes these proteins:
- the gspK gene encoding type II secretion system minor pseudopilin GspK, whose protein sequence is MKFSWLSARRVVRALPSGFGQTRAPASTRASGRRKTRKASSPAQQKGAAIISALLVVALSAILVSGMLWRQQVQIRRIENQRLLSQALWVSRGALDWTRLILRSEGDTSAGITYLGGLWGVPIAKTRLSDFLGQIGEVRAEQGAETYLSGSIEDAQAKFNLRNLVSSPAPGVLQLNTEQISAYQRLLVSLGANSQLAKNTAVQVRASLAQSATRFQTVTSTSSSSTTTTSTNTAAQAIQGGATGGGNFTDKPGIDDDNDKGGTPLQMTSVDSLLDIPGYTPEMVAQLRPFVTILPTATAVNMNTASAEVISAIVPEMNLSQAQAFVARRQTVFFHNVGDVTLALTGSGVQSAAVDPSEMDVTTSYFLIHGRVQHERAEVDRTTLVYRDALTHTTRIVRVQDQL, encoded by the coding sequence ATGAAATTCTCTTGGTTGTCTGCGCGACGGGTTGTGCGTGCCCTGCCCTCTGGCTTCGGTCAGACGCGGGCGCCCGCCTCTACCCGCGCATCCGGCAGACGGAAAACCCGCAAAGCATCGTCGCCTGCGCAACAGAAAGGCGCGGCGATCATCAGTGCGCTGCTGGTCGTCGCGTTGTCGGCGATTCTGGTGTCGGGCATGCTCTGGCGCCAGCAGGTACAGATCCGGCGAATCGAAAATCAGCGGCTGCTTTCGCAGGCGCTCTGGGTGTCGCGCGGCGCACTCGACTGGACGCGGCTGATTCTGCGTTCCGAAGGCGATACGTCGGCGGGCATCACGTATCTCGGCGGCTTGTGGGGCGTGCCGATTGCGAAGACCCGTTTGTCCGACTTCCTTGGACAGATCGGCGAAGTCCGCGCTGAGCAAGGTGCGGAAACGTATCTTTCCGGTTCGATCGAAGACGCGCAGGCGAAATTCAATCTGCGCAATCTGGTGTCGAGCCCCGCGCCCGGCGTGCTGCAACTGAACACCGAGCAGATCAGCGCGTATCAGCGTCTGCTCGTGTCGCTCGGTGCGAACAGCCAGCTCGCGAAGAACACCGCAGTGCAGGTGCGCGCGAGCCTCGCGCAATCGGCGACCCGCTTCCAGACGGTCACGTCCACGTCCAGTTCGTCGACCACCACCACGTCGACGAACACAGCGGCCCAGGCGATTCAGGGCGGCGCCACCGGCGGCGGCAACTTCACCGACAAACCCGGTATCGACGACGACAACGACAAAGGCGGTACTCCGCTGCAAATGACCAGCGTCGACTCGCTGCTCGACATCCCCGGCTACACGCCGGAAATGGTCGCGCAATTGCGCCCTTTCGTGACCATTCTGCCGACCGCGACGGCGGTCAATATGAATACCGCATCGGCCGAAGTGATCTCGGCGATCGTGCCTGAAATGAACCTGTCGCAGGCGCAGGCGTTCGTCGCGCGCCGGCAGACGGTGTTTTTCCATAATGTCGGCGACGTGACGCTCGCGCTGACCGGTTCAGGCGTGCAGTCGGCTGCGGTCGATCCGAGCGAAATGGACGTCACCACCAGCTACTTTTTGATTCATGGCCGCGTGCAGCACGAGCGCGCCGAAGTGGACCGCACGACGCTCGTCTATCGCGATGCATTGACTCATACAACGCGTATCGTGCGGGTACAAGACCAACTATGA
- the gspL gene encoding type II secretion system protein GspL yields the protein MSTLIVLLPPRDPAVPSQEWQLPELPFVLLDKSGRTQRAGRSALALLPRANLTVLMVAARDLLMMPATLPPLRGPKLRQALPNVVEDQLIQDPQTCHIAVDPQPVAGGKQLLAIIDRGWFRFIVEAFSTAGHRSLRAVPVTRCLPQAAAALDLPVEVAETVGGGEPVMASGVATSLPGVAPVVAPGLASVTPMVAAVLGTVVQTAPAMLLEGMVESTTPRVELAIARGVQGEGLAVPATAVNATLGALAGAAPISLYMLTEVPGNEPSLSPNSPARLAAHIHGASPLPFEQLARRALECRFDLCQFEFASQPWRLDRATLRRLRLPIVLAVAALVIAIIGANVQWLMLSRQRDAINTQMTELLLNTFPKTTVVLDAPDQMSRQLQQLRVAAGELSPDDFLSLADGLARSMSPVPVNGIAGLDYHDRRLDVTFKPEVKLDPDFAKRLARNGLSGSIDSNTGKWTIRNGQ from the coding sequence TTGAGCACGCTGATCGTCCTATTGCCGCCGCGTGATCCGGCGGTGCCATCGCAGGAATGGCAACTGCCGGAGTTGCCGTTCGTCCTGCTCGACAAATCGGGCCGCACCCAGCGCGCCGGCCGTTCGGCGCTCGCGCTGCTGCCGCGCGCGAACCTGACGGTGCTGATGGTCGCCGCCCGCGACCTGCTGATGATGCCCGCGACGCTGCCGCCGCTGCGCGGGCCGAAGCTGCGTCAGGCGCTGCCCAATGTCGTCGAGGATCAACTGATCCAAGACCCGCAAACCTGCCATATTGCCGTCGATCCGCAGCCGGTCGCGGGCGGAAAGCAGTTGCTGGCGATCATCGATCGCGGCTGGTTCCGTTTTATCGTCGAAGCGTTCTCGACGGCGGGGCATCGCAGCCTGCGCGCGGTGCCGGTGACACGCTGTCTGCCGCAAGCTGCCGCCGCGCTCGACCTACCCGTCGAAGTCGCGGAAACGGTCGGCGGGGGCGAGCCGGTCATGGCGTCCGGCGTGGCGACCTCGCTGCCGGGTGTGGCACCCGTGGTTGCGCCAGGTTTGGCATCGGTCACGCCGATGGTGGCCGCCGTCCTCGGCACCGTGGTCCAGACCGCGCCCGCGATGCTGCTGGAAGGTATGGTCGAAAGCACCACGCCGCGTGTCGAACTCGCGATTGCCCGCGGCGTGCAGGGCGAAGGGCTGGCGGTCCCGGCGACGGCGGTGAACGCGACACTCGGCGCATTGGCCGGCGCGGCGCCGATCTCGCTGTATATGCTCACCGAAGTGCCCGGCAATGAGCCGAGCCTGTCGCCAAATAGTCCGGCGCGGCTTGCGGCGCATATCCACGGTGCGAGCCCGCTGCCGTTCGAGCAACTGGCGCGGCGTGCGTTGGAATGCCGCTTCGACCTGTGCCAGTTCGAATTCGCATCGCAGCCGTGGCGGCTCGACCGGGCGACTCTGCGCCGTCTGCGTCTGCCGATTGTGCTGGCCGTTGCGGCGCTGGTGATCGCGATCATCGGCGCGAACGTGCAGTGGCTGATGCTTTCGCGTCAACGCGACGCGATCAATACGCAGATGACCGAGTTGCTGCTCAACACTTTCCCGAAGACAACGGTCGTGCTCGACGCGCCTGATCAGATGTCGCGTCAATTGCAGCAGTTGCGGGTCGCTGCCGGTGAATTGTCGCCGGACGATTTCCTGTCGCTGGCCGACGGGCTTGCGCGTTCGATGTCGCCGGTACCGGTCAACGGCATTGCCGGTCTCGACTATCACGACCGCCGGCTCGACGTGACCTTTAAACCCGAGGTCAAGCTCGATCCCGACTTCGCGAAGCGCCTTGCGCGCAACGGGCTGAGCGGTTCGATCGACAGCAATACGGGCAAGTGGACCATCAGGAACGGACAATGA
- a CDS encoding type II secretion system protein M — MKAELAQTWAGFWDQRTEREKAILAWGGGVLAVVIAWSVLWAPAQDGRSHLRDTLPSLQRQLAQMTAESNEARALSAAGQGVAPTGAALKDALTASLGDHGLAATQVQVIGNAVQIQMKNASFPAWTSWVDDARKQFKVQVAEAHITALKEDGQVDLTASLQPSTAK, encoded by the coding sequence ATGAAAGCTGAACTCGCTCAAACATGGGCCGGATTCTGGGACCAGCGCACCGAGCGCGAAAAAGCCATTCTGGCGTGGGGCGGCGGCGTCCTGGCTGTGGTGATCGCGTGGTCGGTGTTGTGGGCGCCTGCGCAGGATGGCCGCTCGCATCTGCGTGACACGCTGCCGAGCCTGCAACGGCAGCTCGCGCAGATGACCGCCGAGTCGAACGAAGCACGCGCGTTGTCGGCGGCGGGTCAAGGTGTGGCGCCGACCGGCGCGGCGCTCAAGGACGCGCTCACCGCGTCGCTCGGCGATCACGGCCTGGCCGCGACGCAGGTGCAGGTGATCGGCAACGCGGTGCAGATCCAGATGAAGAACGCGTCGTTTCCAGCGTGGACGAGCTGGGTCGACGACGCGCGCAAGCAATTCAAGGTGCAGGTCGCCGAGGCGCACATCACCGCGCTCAAGGAAGACGGCCAGGTGGATCTGACGGCGTCGTTGCAGCCGTCGACCGCTAAATAA
- a CDS encoding type II secretion system protein N, protein MNYWMRRLRVALPWLVVAVLSNAVVMLTLLPAAWITPQFAKQTRGHVNLVDPAGSLWHGSATLMLAAGSDMSAATLLPGRIEWTTSFWPLFTGRVRMTMRHSEAMPDPITVDATLRTATVTPGAMAVPASLLGGLGAPFNTLDLQGNVQLSWSDWRTFNREAFGQLTVTLNDASSRISLVKPLGSYRVLFQAQGASSTLDLTTMKGPLMLSGNGTVSAASTSFHGVASAAPEARDNLAGLLNLLGRPTGPGTVALTFVH, encoded by the coding sequence ATGAATTACTGGATGCGGCGCCTGCGCGTCGCGCTGCCCTGGCTGGTGGTCGCGGTGCTGTCGAACGCGGTTGTGATGCTGACGTTGTTGCCGGCCGCGTGGATCACCCCGCAGTTCGCGAAACAGACGCGCGGGCACGTCAATCTCGTCGATCCGGCCGGTTCGCTCTGGCACGGCTCTGCCACGCTGATGCTCGCCGCCGGTTCCGACATGAGCGCGGCGACGCTGCTGCCTGGGCGGATCGAATGGACTACGTCGTTCTGGCCGTTGTTCACCGGCCGCGTGCGCATGACCATGCGGCACAGCGAGGCGATGCCCGACCCGATTACCGTCGACGCCACGCTGCGCACGGCGACCGTGACGCCCGGCGCGATGGCCGTGCCGGCTTCGCTGCTGGGCGGTTTGGGCGCGCCGTTCAACACGCTCGATCTGCAGGGGAACGTGCAGTTGTCGTGGTCCGACTGGCGCACTTTCAATCGGGAAGCGTTCGGTCAGTTGACCGTGACGTTGAACGACGCCAGTTCGCGGATCTCGCTGGTCAAGCCGCTTGGCTCGTATCGCGTGCTGTTTCAGGCGCAGGGTGCATCGTCCACGCTCGATCTGACGACCATGAAGGGGCCGCTGATGCTAAGCGGCAACGGCACGGTGTCGGCGGCGTCGACTTCGTTTCACGGCGTGGCCAGCGCTGCGCCCGAGGCGCGCGATAACCTCGCGGGCTTGCTGAATCTGCTGGGGCGGCCGACTGGGCCGGGTACGGTGGCGCTGACTTTCGTGCACTGA
- a CDS encoding efflux transporter outer membrane subunit, translating to MQSDRLSRARPFAPRALTIAVSAALAVLLAACAVGPDYKRPDAEIPASFKEAAPGWKVAQPADQHDRGDWWTIYEDPQLNALEDKLNAANQTIAQYAAAYRQARALVGEARAAYFPTIGASAGATRSGTGVSSTGSSSTSRSGVSNSFNVQLDASWEPDLWGSVTRTVNAQKAGQQGAAADLANARLSAQATLAQTYFSLRALDSTQKLLDDTVVAYQKTLQLTQNQYAQGVAARSDVIQAQTQLQSAQASAIDNGVQRAQDEHAIAVLVGVPASVFSIPPSPLTATPPAVPAQMPSALLERRPDIASAERKAAAANEQIGVAIAAFFPSLTLSASGGFENSVFSQLLTAPSRFWTLGPQLAATIFDAGLRKAQTDAARATYDADVATYRQTVLTAFQDVEDNLASQRILEQEIVVQRQAVDSARQALAIVTNEYKAGTVGFVNVLTAQTTAFTAEQKLETIAGERMVSSVGLVKALGGGWDVSQMNRETGDVAAPAPLPTSSATPVAQSGAVPQQVQNQ from the coding sequence ATGCAGTCTGATCGACTCTCGCGCGCGAGGCCGTTTGCGCCTCGCGCCCTGACTATCGCGGTATCGGCGGCACTCGCTGTATTGCTCGCGGCCTGCGCTGTCGGCCCCGACTACAAGCGGCCGGACGCTGAGATTCCGGCGTCGTTCAAGGAAGCCGCACCGGGCTGGAAAGTGGCTCAACCGGCCGATCAGCACGATCGCGGCGACTGGTGGACCATTTACGAAGATCCGCAGCTCAACGCGCTCGAAGACAAGCTGAACGCCGCGAATCAGACCATCGCGCAATATGCCGCCGCTTACCGGCAGGCACGCGCGCTGGTCGGCGAGGCGCGGGCGGCGTATTTCCCGACCATCGGTGCATCGGCGGGCGCAACGCGCTCGGGCACGGGCGTGTCGTCCACCGGAAGCTCGAGCACCAGCCGCTCCGGCGTCAGCAACAGCTTCAACGTGCAACTGGATGCAAGCTGGGAGCCGGATCTGTGGGGCTCGGTCACGCGGACGGTCAACGCGCAGAAGGCCGGGCAACAGGGAGCGGCTGCCGATCTGGCGAACGCGCGTCTTTCCGCGCAGGCCACGCTCGCTCAAACCTACTTCTCGTTGCGTGCGCTCGATTCCACGCAGAAGCTGCTCGACGACACCGTCGTGGCCTATCAGAAGACGTTGCAACTCACGCAGAACCAGTACGCGCAGGGCGTCGCGGCGCGTTCCGATGTGATTCAGGCACAAACGCAACTGCAATCGGCGCAGGCATCGGCCATCGACAACGGCGTGCAGCGTGCCCAGGACGAGCACGCCATTGCCGTGCTGGTCGGCGTGCCCGCTTCGGTGTTCTCGATTCCGCCTAGCCCGCTTACCGCGACGCCGCCGGCCGTGCCCGCGCAAATGCCGTCGGCATTGCTCGAACGCCGGCCGGATATCGCATCGGCGGAACGCAAGGCGGCGGCGGCGAACGAGCAAATCGGCGTCGCAATTGCCGCGTTCTTTCCGTCGTTGACCCTGTCGGCGAGCGGCGGCTTCGAGAATTCCGTGTTTTCGCAATTGCTGACCGCGCCGTCGCGCTTCTGGACGCTCGGTCCGCAACTCGCGGCCACCATTTTCGACGCCGGTCTGCGCAAGGCGCAAACCGACGCAGCGCGCGCCACGTATGACGCGGACGTCGCAACCTACCGTCAAACGGTGCTGACCGCGTTCCAGGATGTCGAAGACAACCTCGCGTCGCAACGCATCCTCGAACAGGAAATCGTCGTGCAGCGGCAAGCGGTGGATTCGGCGCGTCAGGCGCTCGCCATCGTGACGAACGAGTACAAGGCGGGCACGGTCGGCTTCGTCAACGTGCTGACCGCGCAGACCACGGCGTTCACGGCCGAGCAGAAGCTCGAGACGATTGCGGGTGAACGGATGGTGTCGTCGGTCGGTCTGGTGAAGGCGTTGGGCGGCGGCTGGGACGTGTCGCAAATGAACCGCGAAACCGGCGATGTGGCCGCACCGGCGCCGTTGCCGACGTCGTCGGCTACGCCCGTCGCGCAGAGCGGGGCGGTGCCGCAGCAGGTTCAGAACCAATAA
- a CDS encoding MarR family winged helix-turn-helix transcriptional regulator, with amino-acid sequence MTDGPYNADTTPLESSLGYYLTKARNVLVERTDRAVAPLGLTAQQIGVIVMLSSRRASTPFELSRAMSYDSGSMTRLLDRLEKKGFVVRTRSDADRRMVKLELTPQGDEAARQLPGLGAAVLNEQLRGFSAAEHATLIDLLSRFIANGLDGPSGMCCGFEPTAASEQQSHENSPAGLSPE; translated from the coding sequence ATGACTGATGGCCCCTACAACGCGGACACGACTCCTCTGGAGTCGAGCCTCGGCTACTACCTGACGAAAGCGCGCAACGTGCTGGTCGAACGAACCGATCGCGCGGTTGCGCCGCTCGGTCTCACGGCGCAGCAGATCGGCGTGATCGTCATGCTGTCGTCGCGGCGCGCGAGCACGCCGTTCGAACTGTCGCGCGCTATGTCGTATGACAGCGGATCGATGACGCGTCTGCTGGATCGCCTTGAAAAGAAAGGCTTTGTGGTGCGCACGCGGAGTGACGCCGATCGTCGGATGGTGAAGCTGGAACTGACGCCGCAAGGTGATGAAGCCGCGCGCCAGTTGCCCGGTCTGGGTGCGGCAGTGCTGAACGAACAGTTGCGCGGATTTTCCGCCGCCGAGCATGCAACGCTGATCGATCTGCTCAGCCGTTTCATTGCAAATGGACTGGATGGGCCGTCAGGCATGTGCTGCGGATTTGAGCCGACAGCGGCGTCAGAACAGCAGTCGCACGAAAATTCACCCGCAGGGTTATCGCCGGAATAA
- a CDS encoding DHA2 family efflux MFS transporter permease subunit, giving the protein MDATASAATLPAAEPAPLKGGALALLTVGLALGTFMEVLDTSIANVAVPTISGSLGVATSQGTWVISSYSVASAIAVPLTGWLARRVGEAKLFTLSVLLFTIASAMCGFAQNFESLIGFRLLQGLVSGPMVPLSQTILMRSYPPEKRGLALGLWAMTVICAPIFGPVMGGYITDNYTWPWIFYINVPIGVFSAVCAYILLRGRETKTSKQRIDAVGLALLVIGVSCLQMMLDLGKDRDWFNSTFIVTLAVIAVVSIAFLLVWETTDKEPIVDLSLFKDRNFALGVVIISFGFMAFFGSVVIFPLWLQTVMGYTPWLAGLATAPVGLLALVLSPMIGKNMHRLNLRIVASFAFIVFAFVSFWNSTFTLDVPFNHVIWPRLIQGIGVACFFVPMTTITLSSVSDERLASASGLSNFFRTLSGAIGTAISTTFWENDTIHHHAILTESVNVYSANTNAYKDALASLGLSGDGLTAQLNQTVTAQAYMLATNDFFRISCAAFLVLAVLVWITKPRKGAGPSMGH; this is encoded by the coding sequence ATGGATGCCACGGCTTCCGCTGCCACGCTGCCCGCCGCCGAACCTGCGCCGCTAAAGGGCGGAGCGCTCGCGTTACTTACCGTCGGCCTGGCCCTGGGCACCTTCATGGAGGTGCTCGATACGTCGATTGCGAACGTCGCCGTGCCGACCATTTCCGGCAGCCTCGGCGTCGCGACCAGTCAGGGCACGTGGGTCATCTCGTCGTATTCGGTGGCGTCGGCGATTGCCGTGCCGTTGACCGGCTGGCTCGCGCGGCGGGTCGGCGAGGCAAAGCTGTTCACGCTCTCCGTGCTGCTTTTCACGATCGCGTCGGCGATGTGCGGTTTCGCGCAAAACTTCGAATCGCTGATCGGGTTCCGGCTTCTGCAAGGGCTCGTTTCCGGGCCGATGGTGCCGCTTTCGCAGACTATTCTGATGCGCTCCTATCCGCCGGAGAAACGCGGCCTTGCGCTCGGGCTCTGGGCGATGACCGTGATCTGCGCGCCGATCTTCGGTCCCGTGATGGGCGGGTACATCACCGATAACTACACGTGGCCGTGGATTTTCTATATCAACGTGCCGATCGGCGTGTTCTCGGCGGTGTGCGCGTACATCCTGCTGCGCGGCCGCGAGACGAAAACCAGCAAGCAGCGTATCGACGCAGTTGGCCTTGCGCTGCTCGTGATCGGCGTGTCGTGCCTGCAGATGATGCTCGACCTCGGCAAGGACCGCGACTGGTTCAACTCGACGTTCATCGTCACGCTCGCGGTGATCGCGGTGGTGTCGATTGCGTTCCTGCTGGTTTGGGAAACGACGGACAAGGAGCCGATTGTCGATCTCTCGCTGTTCAAGGACCGCAATTTCGCGCTCGGCGTGGTGATCATTTCGTTCGGCTTCATGGCGTTCTTCGGGTCGGTCGTGATCTTCCCGTTATGGCTTCAAACCGTGATGGGCTACACGCCGTGGCTCGCAGGGCTGGCGACCGCGCCGGTCGGTTTGCTCGCGCTGGTGCTGTCGCCGATGATCGGCAAGAACATGCATCGGCTGAATTTGCGGATCGTGGCGAGCTTCGCGTTCATCGTGTTTGCGTTCGTGTCGTTCTGGAACTCGACTTTCACGCTCGACGTGCCGTTCAATCACGTGATCTGGCCGCGTCTCATACAAGGGATCGGCGTGGCCTGCTTCTTCGTGCCGATGACGACCATCACGCTTTCAAGCGTGTCGGACGAGCGGCTGGCGAGTGCGTCGGGTTTGTCGAACTTCTTCCGGACGTTGTCGGGTGCAATCGGCACGGCGATCAGTACGACATTCTGGGAGAACGACACGATCCACCATCACGCGATACTGACCGAGTCGGTCAATGTGTATTCGGCGAACACCAACGCGTATAAGGATGCACTGGCAAGCCTCGGTCTTTCCGGCGACGGCCTCACCGCGCAGTTGAATCAGACCGTGACCGCCCAGGCTTACATGCTGGCGACCAACGACTTCTTCCGCATTTCCTGCGCGGCGTTTCTGGTGCTTGCGGTGCTGGTCTGGATCACGAAGCCGCGCAAGGGAGCGGGGCCTTCGATGGGGCATTGA
- the gshA gene encoding glutamate--cysteine ligase: MPNTTSSRTTDAFLHRLSVLTSGPQRDALTRGLRGIEKESLRVTHEGQLALTPHPRALGSALTHPSLTTDYSEALLELITPAEHDVAITLDKLDTLHRFVYANLGDEILWNNSMPGLLPDTDDGIPIANYGDSNIGKLKYVYRIGLALRYGRTMQCIAGIHYNYSLNEEVWRVLHADQPSTANAVDFQSERYLALIRNFRRTNWLLMYLFGASPALDRRFLRDRKHTLETFDADTLYRPYATSLRMSDLGYSNTTAQAALHADYDTLPGYLDALAKAVSQPYPAYEQIGTQRDGEWVQINTNVLQIENEFYSTIRPKRVTHPGERPLHALAARGVQYVEVRCMDIDPFEPSGISLETSRFLDAYLLVCALDDSAPLPPDAYAEANQNFGRVTMEGRKPGLELVRDGQPVAMLDWANELLVKIEAAAAALDALQGGDAHARSVQVQRAKLADASLTPSARVLQTMRDKQQSFLAFGLEQSEAHAAYFRERPLDAEQAKAFSDLATQSLDEQAKLEREEVGSFDAFVAAYRAYTLNRFSV, encoded by the coding sequence ATGCCAAACACCACATCTTCCCGCACGACCGACGCGTTTCTGCACCGCCTGTCCGTGCTGACCTCAGGCCCGCAGCGCGATGCGCTGACGCGTGGCCTGCGCGGCATCGAGAAGGAAAGCCTGCGCGTTACGCATGAGGGGCAGCTCGCGTTGACGCCGCATCCGCGTGCGCTGGGGTCGGCGCTCACGCATCCGTCGCTGACTACCGACTATTCAGAAGCCCTGCTCGAACTGATCACGCCGGCCGAACACGACGTCGCGATCACGCTCGACAAACTCGATACGCTGCACCGCTTTGTTTACGCGAATCTCGGCGACGAGATCCTGTGGAACAACTCGATGCCGGGACTGCTGCCCGATACCGACGACGGCATCCCCATCGCGAATTACGGCGACTCGAACATCGGCAAGCTGAAGTACGTGTATCGCATCGGCCTCGCACTGCGCTACGGCCGCACGATGCAGTGCATCGCGGGCATTCACTACAACTATTCGCTGAACGAAGAAGTCTGGCGCGTGCTGCACGCCGATCAGCCATCCACGGCGAACGCGGTCGATTTCCAGTCCGAACGTTACCTCGCGCTGATCCGCAATTTCCGCCGCACGAACTGGCTGCTGATGTATCTGTTCGGCGCATCGCCGGCGCTGGATCGGCGCTTCCTGCGCGATCGCAAGCACACGCTGGAAACGTTCGACGCCGACACGCTGTATCGCCCGTACGCGACCAGCCTGCGCATGAGCGATCTCGGCTACTCGAACACCACCGCGCAAGCCGCGCTGCATGCCGACTACGACACGCTGCCGGGCTATCTCGACGCGCTCGCTAAAGCCGTGAGCCAGCCGTATCCCGCGTACGAGCAGATCGGCACGCAGCGCGACGGCGAATGGGTGCAGATCAACACCAACGTGTTGCAGATCGAAAACGAGTTCTACTCGACGATTCGTCCGAAGCGCGTCACGCATCCGGGCGAGCGACCGCTGCATGCGCTGGCCGCGCGCGGCGTGCAATACGTCGAAGTGCGCTGCATGGATATCGACCCGTTCGAGCCGAGCGGCATTTCGCTGGAGACGTCGCGCTTTCTCGACGCCTATCTGCTGGTTTGCGCACTCGACGACAGCGCGCCGTTGCCGCCCGATGCCTACGCGGAAGCCAACCAGAACTTCGGTCGCGTGACGATGGAAGGCCGCAAGCCGGGCCTCGAACTGGTGCGCGACGGTCAACCGGTTGCGATGCTCGACTGGGCGAACGAGTTGCTGGTCAAGATCGAAGCGGCCGCAGCCGCGCTCGACGCGTTGCAAGGTGGCGATGCGCACGCGCGCTCGGTGCAGGTTCAACGCGCGAAGCTCGCGGACGCGTCGCTGACGCCATCGGCGCGTGTGCTGCAAACCATGCGCGACAAGCAGCAGAGTTTCCTCGCGTTCGGTCTCGAACAGAGTGAAGCGCACGCTGCGTATTTCCGCGAGCGTCCGCTGGATGCAGAGCAGGCGAAAGCGTTCAGCGATCTCGCCACTCAGTCGCTCGATGAACAGGCCAAACTTGAGCGCGAAGAAGTCGGTTCATTCGACGCATTCGTCGCGGCTTATCGTGCCTATACGTTGAACCGGTTCAGCGTCTGA
- a CDS encoding DNA-3-methyladenine glycosylase family protein: MSTLDDVATLELPFKAPFDWPRLLRFFGGRATPGVEAVEDGAYRRAIDWAGDSGTLSVRRHPRKRCVVASIEGPVSRHADALAVPIARMFDLRADPKKIGAELSADPWLAPLVEAVPGLRVPGAWSGFELVVRAIVGQQVSVKAATTIIGRLVQRAGERIDGHPHESTAWRFPTPAALAAVDLAQIGMPGKRVAALQGFAHAVATGDVPVDSNVVDADSLRAALLALPGIGPWTVEYVAMRAWRDADAWPAWDLVLMQSIAARDPSLVRPTQQRARTDAWRPWRAYAAMHLWNEVADRAGAARGG; the protein is encoded by the coding sequence GTGAGTACGCTTGACGACGTCGCAACCCTGGAACTGCCCTTCAAAGCCCCGTTCGACTGGCCGCGCCTGCTGCGCTTTTTCGGCGGACGCGCGACGCCCGGCGTCGAAGCCGTCGAAGACGGCGCGTATCGCCGAGCCATCGACTGGGCCGGCGACAGCGGCACGCTGAGCGTGCGGCGGCATCCGCGAAAACGGTGTGTGGTGGCGAGCATCGAAGGGCCGGTGAGCCGTCACGCCGACGCACTCGCCGTCCCGATTGCAAGGATGTTCGACCTGCGCGCCGATCCGAAAAAGATCGGTGCCGAACTTTCCGCCGATCCGTGGCTCGCGCCGCTGGTCGAAGCGGTGCCCGGCCTGCGTGTGCCGGGCGCGTGGTCGGGCTTCGAACTGGTGGTGCGCGCGATCGTCGGCCAGCAGGTCAGCGTGAAGGCGGCAACCACGATCATCGGACGCCTCGTGCAGCGCGCGGGCGAGCGTATCGACGGACATCCGCATGAAAGCACCGCGTGGCGTTTTCCGACGCCAGCCGCGTTGGCCGCCGTCGATCTCGCGCAGATCGGCATGCCGGGGAAACGTGTGGCAGCGTTGCAGGGATTCGCGCATGCGGTCGCAACCGGCGACGTGCCGGTCGACAGCAACGTCGTCGATGCGGACAGTTTACGTGCGGCCCTGCTCGCGCTGCCCGGCATCGGCCCATGGACCGTCGAATATGTCGCGATGCGCGCATGGCGCGACGCCGACGCCTGGCCGGCATGGGATCTCGTGCTGATGCAGTCGATCGCCGCGCGCGATCCGTCGCTCGTGCGGCCCACGCAGCAGCGCGCGCGCACCGACGCGTGGCGGCCGTGGCGCGCGTATGCAGCGATGCATCTGTGGAACGAAGTCGCGGACCGTGCGGGCGCGGCGCGCGGCGGCTGA